In Aquiflexum balticum DSM 16537, a single genomic region encodes these proteins:
- a CDS encoding DUF6544 family protein — MAFLKAFELAELKDFTSPVSKPIGLIWFTSFIILSAAAVFYFFNTPYWWVLGLIGAVLSQILIFQFWSEAKYGTIPNVLILLVAIIACFQFYLDKSIQKEITYIFDESVTQNRKIIRKDMIVDLPSPVQNWLENCGIVGKPAIGNVQMEQLFEIKLKPDQKNWYSTKAKQYITANPPSFIWTARMQVMPLVYASGRDKFIDGKGEMLFKLLSIFPVANDGNNPEINEAALQRFLGEIVWIPSAALEKYIKWEAIDNNSAKATLSYQGTSGSGIFTFNEKGEVEKYTAMRYMGSGPDAKRFEWYIDIAENKEMNGIIVPNKCSATWVLPSGEWTWTEIEVLKINFN, encoded by the coding sequence ATGGCATTTCTCAAGGCTTTTGAGCTTGCGGAGTTAAAAGATTTCACAAGTCCGGTTTCAAAACCTATAGGATTGATCTGGTTCACCTCATTCATAATCTTATCAGCTGCTGCTGTTTTTTATTTTTTCAATACGCCATATTGGTGGGTTTTGGGATTAATTGGTGCAGTACTGTCTCAGATACTGATATTTCAATTTTGGTCTGAAGCCAAATATGGTACCATTCCCAATGTCCTGATTCTTTTGGTTGCTATAATTGCCTGTTTCCAGTTCTATCTGGATAAAAGCATTCAAAAAGAGATCACCTATATTTTTGATGAATCGGTCACCCAAAACAGAAAAATCATCAGAAAAGATATGATTGTCGATCTTCCTTCCCCTGTTCAAAATTGGTTGGAAAACTGCGGCATCGTGGGAAAACCAGCAATAGGAAATGTCCAAATGGAACAGTTGTTTGAGATCAAACTCAAACCCGATCAAAAAAATTGGTACAGTACAAAAGCGAAACAATACATTACTGCAAATCCGCCTTCATTTATCTGGACTGCGCGTATGCAAGTAATGCCTTTAGTATACGCTTCGGGCCGGGACAAATTCATTGACGGAAAAGGTGAAATGCTCTTTAAATTACTTTCAATATTTCCTGTTGCCAATGACGGTAACAATCCAGAGATCAATGAGGCTGCTCTTCAAAGATTTTTGGGGGAGATTGTCTGGATTCCATCTGCTGCATTGGAAAAATATATCAAATGGGAAGCCATCGACAACAATTCAGCAAAAGCTACCTTATCCTACCAAGGCACCTCAGGTTCGGGTATTTTTACCTTCAATGAAAAAGGAGAAGTGGAGAAATATACCGCAATGCGATATATGGGAAGTGGACCTGATGCAAAAAGATTTGAATGGTATATCGATATAGCAGAGAATAAAGAAATGAATGGCATCATTGTACCCAATAAGTGCAGTGCAACTTGGGTTTTACCTTCCGGTGAATGGACCTGGACTGAAATTGAAGTCTTAAAAATTAATTTCAACTGA
- the aceK gene encoding bifunctional isocitrate dehydrogenase kinase/phosphatase: MDNEKIKYTVTEMIEGFGNYINSFNELTRLAPGFFKHRDWTTMQQNHRRRLRLYKDQVKTTGSHLKDFLGDILDDYHFWIEAKAAYSVAIQESKYKELAETFFNSIIRKAYHGLAINDRLMYVHEGYNSCDIYPDENLYYSYPVEWGFKKILDKMLDDFDFGVHFLNRDEDIRFLELAIQEVILTRYKTSPETTTQVLKSVFYRNKAAYLIGRIRVRKKWMPFVIPFVNTSDGVAVDTMIFDPNLMSGLFSFTRSYFMVKADIPSQMISFLNSAIPNKKIHELYNAIGFNKHGKTEFYRDFLGHLQQSNDQFVIAEGVMGMVMTVFTLPSYNIVFKMIKDYFDPPKTMTRQEVREKYKMVGLHDRVGRMADTHEFEEFHLPLDRIHPDLMKELRNTVNSLIEINGTELIIKHVYIERRMIPLNLYLENCSYEDAKEAVEEYGNAIIQLAKANIFPGDMMTKNFGVTRQKRVIFYDYDEIEFLTDMNFRRKPKPENYEQIYAATPWYDIAANDVFPEDFKKFMIGRNDVKDYFFEFHKDLFEPEFWQKIQKRILEGELIHAFPYPEHIRFRPSLEI, encoded by the coding sequence ATGGACAATGAAAAAATAAAATATACCGTAACGGAAATGATAGAAGGATTTGGGAATTATATCAATTCCTTCAATGAATTGACCCGACTTGCTCCCGGTTTTTTTAAACATCGGGATTGGACTACCATGCAACAAAACCACCGTCGCAGGTTGAGGCTTTACAAAGATCAGGTCAAGACCACCGGGTCCCACCTGAAAGATTTCTTGGGTGACATTTTAGATGATTACCATTTTTGGATAGAGGCAAAAGCAGCCTATTCAGTAGCTATCCAAGAAAGCAAATACAAGGAATTGGCAGAGACTTTTTTCAATTCCATCATTAGAAAAGCATACCATGGTTTGGCCATCAATGATCGATTGATGTATGTCCATGAAGGTTATAACTCCTGTGATATCTATCCAGATGAAAACCTATATTACAGCTACCCTGTGGAATGGGGCTTTAAAAAAATTCTGGACAAAATGTTGGATGATTTTGATTTTGGAGTTCATTTTTTGAACCGGGATGAAGATATCAGGTTTTTGGAATTGGCTATCCAGGAAGTGATTTTAACCCGATATAAGACCAGTCCGGAAACCACAACCCAGGTATTGAAAAGCGTCTTTTACAGAAATAAAGCAGCCTATCTTATTGGCCGGATCAGGGTCAGAAAAAAATGGATGCCATTTGTTATTCCTTTTGTTAACACTTCAGATGGGGTGGCGGTAGATACCATGATATTTGACCCCAACCTGATGAGTGGTCTGTTCAGTTTTACCAGGTCCTACTTCATGGTGAAGGCTGATATTCCTTCCCAAATGATCTCATTTCTCAATTCTGCCATTCCGAATAAAAAAATCCATGAACTGTATAATGCCATCGGTTTCAACAAACATGGCAAAACAGAGTTTTACAGGGATTTTCTGGGTCATTTGCAACAAAGTAATGACCAATTTGTCATTGCGGAAGGAGTCATGGGAATGGTCATGACCGTGTTCACCCTTCCTTCTTACAATATTGTCTTCAAAATGATCAAGGATTATTTCGATCCCCCAAAAACGATGACGAGGCAAGAAGTCAGGGAAAAGTATAAAATGGTGGGTCTGCATGACCGGGTTGGAAGAATGGCTGATACCCATGAATTTGAAGAGTTCCATTTACCTTTGGACAGGATTCATCCTGACCTCATGAAGGAACTTAGAAACACGGTCAATTCTCTAATCGAAATAAATGGTACAGAATTGATCATCAAACATGTTTACATTGAAAGAAGAATGATTCCTTTGAATTTATACTTGGAAAATTGCAGTTATGAGGATGCAAAAGAAGCTGTTGAAGAGTATGGAAATGCCATTATTCAACTGGCCAAAGCAAATATCTTTCCCGGAGATATGATGACCAAAAACTTTGGCGTGACCAGACAAAAAAGGGTGATATTTTATGATTATGATGAAATTGAATTTTTGACCGATATGAATTTCAGGAGGAAACCCAAGCCTGAAAATTACGAACAGATCTATGCTGCCACACCATGGTATGATATTGCAGCAAACGATGTCTTTCCTGAGGATTTCAAAAAATTTATGATAGGAAGAAATGATGTGAAGGATTATTTTTTTGAATTCCACAAAGATCTTTTTGAACCTGAATTTTGGCAAAAAATTCAAAAAAGAATCCTTGAGGGAGAATTAATCCATGCATTCCCCTATCCGGAACATATCAGATTTAGACCTTCATTGGAAATTTAG
- a CDS encoding bifunctional isocitrate dehydrogenase kinase/phosphatase, whose amino-acid sequence MRDKKGQRNVLTFFDFWGFYASFAIPYFISMPLLSNLSIKRLMILSLVLIGGCTFQKEKSEEVISDKSISQEEEFNQLLSSGLQQVSQWGSFWKEVDPRFDITKFSMSREVTYESLEWPEENFIQPGNPFHKFLIPHPEGGGVVDIYSYKVVIPEEGGVSFNPDSEVIYFKSNGMRERLLFMGPSGGFEEAVWVSPEYLMVSGFFEDEEGVTPKVWLINPERQVYYVFNHPFHTSEYPKTKYLKDKLDNIDF is encoded by the coding sequence TTGAGAGATAAAAAAGGTCAGCGCAATGTTCTGACCTTTTTTGATTTTTGGGGATTTTATGCTTCATTCGCAATTCCATATTTCATTTCTATGCCTCTTCTTTCGAACCTTTCCATCAAACGATTGATGATACTTTCTTTGGTATTGATAGGAGGCTGTACTTTTCAAAAAGAAAAATCGGAAGAGGTCATTTCAGATAAAAGTATTTCTCAAGAGGAAGAATTTAACCAACTTCTCAGTAGCGGGTTGCAACAGGTTTCCCAATGGGGGAGCTTCTGGAAAGAAGTGGATCCCAGATTTGATATCACAAAATTTTCCATGAGCAGAGAAGTCACTTACGAATCCTTAGAGTGGCCTGAAGAAAATTTTATTCAACCGGGAAATCCTTTCCATAAATTTTTGATTCCCCATCCCGAGGGAGGAGGGGTAGTGGATATTTATAGTTACAAAGTAGTGATTCCGGAGGAGGGCGGAGTGTCTTTCAATCCTGATTCGGAAGTGATTTATTTTAAGTCCAATGGCATGCGGGAAAGACTCCTGTTTATGGGGCCATCAGGTGGTTTTGAGGAAGCGGTTTGGGTAAGTCCTGAATATTTGATGGTTTCCGGTTTTTTTGAAGACGAAGAAGGAGTTACACCAAAGGTATGGCTCATCAATCCTGAACGACAAGTGTATTATGTCTTTAACCATCCTTTTCACACTTCCGAATATCCTAAGACAAAATACCTCAAAGATAAACTGGATAATATTGATTTTTAA